The genomic stretch ATGATGATTTTAAGGCATGGGTGAAGTTATACCATCGTAGGGACTACCCTACGATGGTATAACTTAACAGCATTAAACCCCTTAATCACTAGATTAAGGGGTTTAATGCCTCGTTGAAACAGCATTTGGCCATTTTGTCGTCCCTCTAAGATGATTTTAAATTTCTCAGATCTACTTACTTATCTAAAGAATGTAGTAAAAGATCAGGCACAATATAGACTTGATATTTGCTTATTCAGTAACTAATAAATCCCAAAACATTTCTGTAAAACCAAAATGTTAGCGTCCCTTTTGATAATAATACTGTGTCGTAAATATACTACATCCGCTTTAGCCTATTCTGTATGGCTAAAGAGATACATGAGCTTATTATGATCGTAAAATACTTGGCAATTTACAGTGAGactattctttaaataattacgttCCCTTCTAAAAATCAATATAGTGTTTACTCTGGAATCGACTCTGGAGCTATGGTCACATGATGaactaatatatttacatactatCCAAGCTAAACTAAAAATGATAAGCATCaaagattttcaaatatttattataccaaTTCTGAATGGAACATGAATAAGAACCGAAAAACTTGTAACACTCTGGATGTTTGTTCTACTGGATGTTGCACCTGTCTTCATAGAACTGAGCGCTGAACGGGTTATCCAGCGCCATCGTACTCTCTGCTATTTTATCCCGGACTTTATCAGACACTGTGTAAATCCGCCCTACAACTTTCCTCATGCCCCTTTCTATACAGCCTTTCGGATTATGCCTGTGGAAAAATGCCTTCACTTTTCGGTGCCTCAATGCCATTTTCCGTCTAATCGGGTGTGGTCTACTAAACACCGATTTTTTCTTCTTCGGAAACATACGTCTTCTTCTCTTACCCATGATTGATATTTTCACTTATATTCACTCgtattttccatacattttcttTAGATTATTTGAGATGTTTTGTAGGgcttattgaattattatttctttaaatttttcaCATTTTAGTTTTCTGCTGTTAGTTTTACTTAGGTGTCAGAATTGGTATTGTCATATTGGACGAGCTTTTGTTTTGTGGCCAGTCGATTTTGTTGATAGACTTTTTAGTTTGACATAAGGAATAATCTGAAAGAAGtttgtaacttaaaattatGAGAGTAGATTTGTCACGAGATTTGCTATAGATTTACTGAATGTTtattctttttgtgtttttttctaACTCGCTAATgtttaagttaatattaaagggagatttttttatttaatttgataaattaagttttaatatctTGCTCATACTTTGAAAACATTGAGACTCGAACGAAAGTTCACGAATTTAAACTGAAACCACTTTAATCTCAgtgatgatgatggtgatgagATTTGAAGTTTTGGAAcgtgtataattaaaaaaatatgcatttaagCCCTCATCAATTCTATGATATTTGAGGTCCCAGAAAGTAATATCCGGCTAATAACCAAAAAGAAAACTAGACTCAGCTTTCCCTAACACTAAAACCGACAATATGTAATTAGAAAAACGTAGAGTCATTAAAACGTGATGCTTGATAGGCCGTAATGGACTCATTTAACCTTATAAAAGCCTTTGACAACCTATGTGACCACCATTTCATATGTGCACTACCAAAGAGTCAGTCTAATCAtgtatttcaatgaaatttgaaCCTTAGTTCTTTGTGATAAGTGTCAATATGCTGCCGTATTCCCGTGGTTTGATATTGGATAATGCGAATAACTATGGTATAGTGAAAACTGAGACGGTGTTTGGCTTCGGCCCAACAAGCCATGATAGTTATGTGGATGAGAGCTTCAATTCCTCTGAGCCACTGGAGTGGATCATAGCTCGAGGAAATTTCGCTCCTAGGTCTTTGCAAGGTtggtttcataatattatactctTAAGCAATAACTAACTACATtcatcattggacaactcacacacggtcatctgaatAGAAACTAAAGCTTGTACTGCAAATATCTGCTATTAAGATTTAAAAGTGATAAGCGATAGTATAGGCAGTGAACACAATTCGTAGCTGATAGAGGTTTTGTAAAATTTCCTTAGTCTGTTGCACCCGTTAATACTTTACTGACCAACTGCTTACCCACGAGTATAGTCAGCCAACCTGGACAAAAACTTTTGTGGTTTAGAACGATTGAAGTTACATACAGCTACCAAATGTAATTAGTTAAAGATCTGATCACAAATATTAttccataaaataatttgaagtagTAATAGTTCATCTAATACTTCTTCTTTATCTAATACTTTCTATAAATTCTGTTTCTACTCTCTGCCAAATATTGAACAAGCGCCTACAACAATACAATAGCAATCCACATTCAAATTTCAGACCAACCAACAATACAACCGCTGGAACTAAAGTCAGCACCAAAACCAACACCAAAGAAGGCTGCTCCCAAGAAAACTAAAAAGAAGCACACCAAAGATAAAAAGAAACGCAAAGGCAAAGGGAAATTAAACAAATGTATCTTCAAAGTGATAAGAAAGAATgggaagaaaaacaaaaggaaTCAGAATAAGTTTCCAAAAATGCATAAGAAGTATATGATGCCGTTGATTCTTGGCCTGTTGGCTGCGAAGAGTTTGCTGATACCAATAGCCTTGAAGGCTCTTGCTTTTCTGTCAGCTAAAGGTAAGCTGATGCTTTGAGTGTTTATACCTatatatctaaaatataatcttctcgctaagagtttcttgccagctcttctcattggttctaccttccgaactggcggtaaattcactctctgtatcattgactatcataagtgtcagcatttgacctaaatgaataaaagcTTTACTTTACTCACTCGTCAGTTTCATATCGGTTAGTTTAACATGTGAAAATCTGACGGATTTAATCATAGCTAaattttttctcataaaagataATCGACTAGCAAATATTCTGAGTCTCTGAGTCTCAGATACTCTAAGTCTTAAAATGTTCAATTAGTTGCTTTAATAATTTAGTATGCCTTTTCTTGTAAGGTCGGTTTTACTTCTTATGACAATGTCTTACTAGTCTTATCATCACGACTGATGCTATATGAAATTGTTCTTCTTATTTCCAGGTCTGATGATGGGTTTCTTCTCCACCGTGATGGCATCAGTTCTCAGCCTCAAGGGCATGTTCGACCACAACCACAGCTATCAAAACAGGAAGGACGACACTAAGACCCAGGTTGAAATAATACAAGTACCAGCAAAGACTGAGGATCATGTTTACTATGATGAGCATTATAAGAGGGGTGATTTTATACCCGTGATTATGAATAGGTAGAAATTGTGAAGATTGTTTGTAATGAAGATTGATTGCTAATCTTTCTCTTGTTATTAGTTAAGTTCTGAGTAAATTACTAAATTTTTCACATAGACGTGTTTCGGATTGCATAGGAGCTCCTGTTTGTATACTCTAATGATTCACAAGGAATTATTGTACGGCAAAACTCTTTTGTCTTccttaaaacaaaaagtttcgtttaagaaaaaaatctgtggaatattaatatttttcagttttttcgAAATTTACGCATTTTAGATTATATCTTCTAGATATAGGTGATAGTTACGAATACAAAATATACCTTGAATATTGGTTTAAATAGTTAGTACGTTGACACCAAATAAAGCTTGCATTTAATTAGTCAATTAAGTATTTACTGAATAGATTTAAACTGTATAAAAATccgtaatattttgtattaaaatatgatgttattttaaatgtgtatttatttcccgtatattataataactaataaaaaaaacaaactattgtTGGAAAATGTTTCAATATCTGAAACTACAAATTATATATGCCATTTTATGTTTAGCATAATGTATCTTTCCTTCGATTGCTAATAATAAAAAGTCTTCATTTGATTTAAAGAATTATTTCACATCCTCGCTGCGTAATTATTTTTGGctcttttgtttttttggttGATCAACTTTTTGTTCATTACTTAGTAGTTTTTACCATATACAGACGCTTTCTACTATAATAATCTTGATCTCACTTACTACCTTTTTTATGGGAACAAATTGAGATTTAGTATCATTATCGATATTCATTCgatctttgtaaaaaatgttatgaaattcGCAAATTCTCGAATctttatttcaatgtttaacCGCAAAAGATGGCTTTAGAATATAATGGTGAATAAATGGAGCGTAACTTGATAGCCCTGTGGCTATTTGTGGTTAaactttaactatttatttcatgtttttttccGTCTCGCTACTTTTTTGCCTATAAGAAATATAGAAATACTTCTTAAAGGGATAGTGAAGAaatgttagtatttatttaagcaAAAATATAAGAGTCTATACCACTGCAtcttattatttgaatagttagTCGCAGAATATAAACAGGCTTTGGGAGACACATTTAGAAGTTATTGCGTGAAATAATACCAGGAATAAAGGAGCTCAGGTCACTAAATCTAAAGTCGCACTAAGCGATTTAAACTGCAAGTAGGTATGTGcaagaacttaatatttttcaaagtatCTAGGCATTGTATGATACAGTATTATTTCATGTTGTATAATTTTCTGCATATATATTATGATCAACACTGTCGGTAGCTAACTGTATGTTGGATGCTCAGCTCTATACACTCAGCGAAATGTAACTTTTTGTACGTAAGCTTTTTATAGCTACACATCTACTTTTTTCCACACCAAAAAACCtgttacgtatatttttttatttgatttgaaagTCTCAGGATATATCTAAATGAATGACTGATGAATTTTATAATTGCGTTTCAGTTTTTACTGAACGTTTTTGTTCGATCTAGAAATCATTAAGATTTCACAGGCTCTATTAAAGAAGGTAGAAATTAAAGCATCAATCACGCCTAGCATAAACGTTATGtctaatttcaaattatattacgacgtggcaatgctgccagcattctgggagcATTCCCGGTAGACAGCGATGCGGAGGAGTACTTCGACGCATAGGGCACTCTCCCtgtctttttctttctttttatttagattttgtatttattatttactacaatttagtttaaatatatttgtagcttgtaaatattcttgtgtaaataaaaaaatatatatagtttATGCTTAGATTTAGTACTGCCTGATACTCTGCTTGTAATCTCAACATCAAGCATGGAATAACTGATGTGGATAGAAGTGTATTAATCACGTTTATATTCCGCCAACTTTATTATTGGTTCGATATCACAGAGTGTGAGCTTATTATCGAATAATGGTCACATGATGAAACTTCTTATAAACCACAGAAGTTGGTACCTACTGAAGTTTGCTGCACATACTTtgtgtaacatttaaataaaaatacataaaaataaaagcactGTGTgtgtttaattgtaattatcaTTATTGTTAGCGGTACGATACATAATTTATCTAAGTTATACAATTGGTAACTACATTAACTATTCgtactaacaataaaataaataaataaataccttacACTACCCTTAACTATATTTACAAGCGCGAACTAACGGAAACAATAAAATGGGGAAAATACAACCAAGTTTTATAGGAAAAGAAGTTTCTGCCAATCAGCTTCGGTGGATTCCTTTTGTTATTTGACAGACTAGCAGGACTCTGGATTCCGATGATGCTAACTTAGTTTGAATGGCAACTGCGAGTTGtcgactttattttaattttttaaaccaACTATCAACCAGTGTTAAAATACTGACTTCGAAATTCGATTTTGTGTCAGTAATTTCGATGTCACTGGTCAAGTTGTTTTTTAATATCCCCCTTTCTGTAGTCCCATGACTGCTGCAAACAACGCGAAGAAGAATCCAGCTAGGCCTGTTGCGCCAATTAGCAGTACAAGTCCAGCTATCATCACAGGTACTAGAGCAAAGTACTTCATCTTATAGGCCAGTAGTAGAGGCATCATGTATTTCTTGAGTTTCTTTggcttaattttctttttcttgagCTGTCCCTTTTTCCTTTCTTCATCTCTCACGTCTTCCTCTTCGAACTCACCGTCGTCGTCGAGATCGTCGTCATCGTCCTCAAGACCTCCTAAGATATCTGGAAAATAGAGAAAATTGTTTGTTAGTCAAGATATTCTAatgaaaacttaatattatgtatctaaacTGGCgttatttaaagtaaacaaaataagcaAATTAAGTGGATATCATCAATTTTAATCAAAcgactacaaaaatatttcaaattttctGCAGAAGAGTCTAGAGTTTCTCGaatgaaatacatataataaaatgaataatatttcaaattcccTTCAATCTTTGAAACTTCTCATTGTTTTGAAGATCACGTATTGCTATTTAGGatgtttttccttttttttggATCATCAACAGTAGACAATCACATAGACTTTCAATTGGCAGGTTTAATTAAGTTCTTAGACTATGATTAAGTTATTAGTACACCACCAAACAATATTTACGCAGACAATGTAATAAACAccatattttcattgaaatcagATAGTCTcacaaattacataattatacaattaacaAAGAAAACAGTTCGTTATCCTGTTAATAGCTGTACGATCTGCAGCGTGACGGACATTGCGTGTACATTACAATGATTAACAACGAATAATCTAAACGAATTAGGACTACACACTTTACTATCTATATCATAAATTATAGTCTCACATTCTTTTAAAGAAAGTTAGACAGGTTtagtgtaattttattgttcgttTTCAACAATGGTTTTGTGTAATTTGTTGATAATATTAGATTTGTATCATTGATTGTTTTGAtatcatattttgtatttttatgtttgagtATGATTTTATTGTCTACTTTAAGGGTTAGTCTGggtagttaaaataatttgtactcaGTTATTGCTAATAGCTTGAACTTTTTCAGATTTAGATATTACTATAAAGTATCTTTGTTTAAAGCTAGCGTTGAGCAGGCCGCCAGAAGTAAAAAGTCAGCCAAATCACCATACAGCAtgcatttttaatgtaataCATTGAAGCATAAGCTAAAGGAAATTATCATGATTCTAAAGCTGAATCAATGGCTTAAATTTTGGATTTATTCaagattttgataaagttaAAATGTAAAGGAATAATGACCTGGAAATTATGATGGAATCGATTAAAACGCTTTGATGACTATATAAGTAATTActctttttaattataatgtaaacagCAAACGGAGCGAAAACTGTTTACGTTTTTCTgctcataaaatattgtttatttgtcatTTACACGATACAAGTCTAGATTTTATGAGATGGCactattttatagcaaaaacaaatttataggtacttaaaaaaCAGTACAACGAATATGAATGTTAGAGACAACTCACAAATACAGCTTCCGTTTAGTATTTTATCCCTCAACACCAATGTACATTGGTAATTACACTTAAGGCCGACTAAATAATCTAACGAACCTTTTGCCATAAAACACATTACACACAAAAACTTTCGAATTGAAAGACATGTTCAAAAACTCCAATCTATATTTTACTAATGTCGTTTTCATTTCTTCGAAACATTCGAACATTGTCATCAACAAAAACATAGTACGTTTCAATTCAACCACTTATGCACCAGCGGAAATGATTGCCAGTTACAATATTGATGAAATTCAGTCCAGCGAGAGTTTGTTATAAGCAGTGGACGGTGAATAACGGGGACTAATGATAGACTAGGTGTATTCAATCTGGCCCCTTATTGATGGGTCTTCAGAGATTCAAGTATAGGGCTGCAATAGACTGTTGACACTTTCTGCGTAAAGGTAGAATTGAATGGTTTTGGTTTGTGTGAAAGTGATGAAAATGTATTGCAGGTTgatgatacaattttattgaagaCTTTAAGAATTAGAATAGTAAAGTACAATGCAGGAATAAACGAGTTAGATGTATGGTGAGGACtgaatatgagaaaaagaaaatacgtgAATCGGTTAACAAACTGTTTGTAAATGCGgattacttattattaactctaattgtgttttgtgtgtaatttctatacttaaataagtacttaaattgTCACCCTCTTTGACTTCCCTCTTATTTCATTCTGAGTAGATTTGTCTCCAGATCATCTCAGAATGAAATAAGAGATTCGAGGTCCAAAAAAActcattgaaaataattgagATATTAGAACAATAAATAGAGCGTAAAAAGATGAATGCAAAGTGGCAATTTTTCAAGCaaagataaaaattaattgctaGTACGTATTTATCCAGCAATTTGTTATCTATCTGTGCAAGTGTATGTAAAGTGATGCTTATTGTAGCTTATCTTAATAACCTGCATTTAActgtatttaagtaattaaggAAAAGTTTAGTTTTCTTCGAAACCTTTGTCTGTcgagttaataataaaaaatgatgatGCAACTATTATCTTAGATAAATCCTAAGAGGCCTTTCTTCTTTGAAAATCGCAGCGTCATTTTTGTGTAATGAATGGAAATTCAATTCGTGAGTGGCACtagtttttgttgaaaacttaattatgtaataattaattttgttaatgataATAGCGTGTAATTTTAGCCTTAAATTATCTTTTCGATCTAGTTTCAGGATTTACTAATCTAAAgttactttttttgtatttttgttgtatcACCCATACTTAGATTAATTCGTAACTTTACTCGTGAACGTCCAAATGCTTAGCGCGTTACACAATTTATATACTTTGAGCTTTGCTTTGTATATCAAATATTGGTATAATTGTCTCAAAAATCTGacatagttaaaaatataacggGCCAAGAACTTGCCCAATAGTTTTTCAAAAGCATTCAGCACAAGAAACTTTgtctttttttgtttgaacaattAAACTGtctaactaattatattttactcaaTTAGGCTTTGTTAGTTTTTCAAATGTCTTTTTTATGTTTGTGgacttttatttaactttttgaactgcttatattttctaaataatttttagAGTTTTTGTTCATTATACAGATTGGTCAAAAGGTCCGTCCAAATGGCTTTCATCTCAGTTGTAGAATAGTTTTGCCTCACATTGTCTTATATGAGCTTTAATAgacttaattttatcaaaattaggacagaaaataaataggtgCTAAATGATGGTCGAACCCCCCTCTGTCGCGAAGAATCCCTTGTTCAGTGGGAtagttatgggttaaaaaagataaaaaagtggtgcttttaaatacaaatgataCCCATTTATTGATGTGAAACAGTTCGGCtcattgttttaaagatatttttatgaaaaacctCTCAATTAACAAGCTAAATTCGatgcaaattaatattaaaatgataataagtaACAATGTATTCAACACTTTTCTTTCATCGCTTGTGAAGTGATCACGCGATAACAGTTTAATATCTCATTTATAGTAATGATTTGATGGTTGGACACACACATGAATATCGTAGTAAGTTTCGAACATAAATCAAGTGTTTTTAGATCAGAAACGTGAagttttttcttgaaaaaaatgaTGTGAATGGACGAGGAATGTTCTAGACTGTATCGGTTGATAACCCGTgttgtttcaatatttcataTGTGTTTATAGGTtgatattgattaatttattgtttatcgtgctattaaattgttaatttgtgAATGTTAATTTGTGAAAGAATGGTGTGAGCTTTCATTGTTGcctctataaattattattttgagatcATGATACAATTTAACTGTCATACTTCTTATATGATTGAGATCCTTCGTTATGTCGGAATAAAATTgggtttgtttaaatttaaatattcttattattgtGGAtcattataagtatatattgaactaattaatcattatgccagttaaaagtaaatttttggACATAGGCCTATTAacatagagattaataaattcagaaataaacaatatattattaaaatagagattgcgaaaaaaagtatttatttcagaaTACATAAACTTTTACGGTTAattcaaaattgtttcattcaTTTACCGGTTGAGGGACAAAAgtaaacagtaaaattattaaacaattaaacgCATATGTGGACTGTAGCCGTTTGATTGAAGCCTCTCATGGCTCATTACCGCTAATACAACTACACTTCTAAGTACGTGAATGAACATTGTAATGATACCTTGAGAAACAAATGAcataatttcttttataattatcgTTATGTACTTTTATCCAAGTATTTCGTATAGGCAGTACTGAATTGAGACCAATTTTTTATATGATGATGTTAATATCaattgcattatttatttatttgctttaaaaatagtCCACTCAGCAtagaatctaatttaaaactcCTTAAATTTACGCTTGCGTTGCAAAAGGTATCATTGTAATGTTTTTAGCAATTTGTTTCATGCACGCATTAACATTTCGAccagttaaaattaattttgaattgaaaattaatcaatgaaaagtaataataatacttacatgATATTGATCTTCTTGAAGCTTCTGAAAAACCTTCAGGCTTCTCAATAATAGGCTCTTCTACATCCAAGGACCTTCTCTGGTACTCGTCACTTCTGATCAAGGGTATAGCTTTAGCATGGAACCGGCCATCGCTACCTTTCTCTTTGGCAATTGGTAAATAATTACCAGGGAAAAGTATATCAGTCTTATTCTTCGCCTCTTCTGCATAATAGTTACTCCTCTCCACTTGAGGTTCCTCCCTTATAGGGATTGCGCGA from Anticarsia gemmatalis isolate Benzon Research Colony breed Stoneville strain chromosome 24, ilAntGemm2 primary, whole genome shotgun sequence encodes the following:
- the LOC142983727 gene encoding uncharacterized protein LOC142983727, with translation MHYQTLFVICCIVLSNAEEYHDSLKKLWNKDSDSVIDVTSASIVIQPSSFSDQYAREPRIPYTYRRYAFKPRAIPIREEPQVERSNYYAEEAKNKTDILFPGNYLPIAKEKGSDGRFHAKAIPLIRSDEYQRRSLDVEEPIIEKPEGFSEASRRSISYILGGLEDDDDDLDDDGEFEEEDVRDEERKKGQLKKKKIKPKKLKKYMMPLLLAYKMKYFALVPVMIAGLVLLIGATGLAGFFFALFAAVMGLQKGGY